The genomic region GCTCGGCCCCATGGACCTCAACAAGCTCATCCCCTTCGCCGCCGTCACCTTCGTCCTTGCCGGCATGGCCGCTATGGGCCTCCCCGGCTTCAGCGGCTTCGTCGCCGAGCTCATGATCGTCACCGGCGCCTGGCATGCCTATCCCGCCGCCGCGCTCGCCACCGGCTTCGGCCTCATCGCCGAGATCAAGGAACGCTCGCCCAGCGTCGGCCCGATGCGCGCGCAGAATGTCGCCGACGCACCCGTCGCCTACGAGCAGTCCCCAATCGTCCGCTGTCTTTCGATTCTCACGAACGCCCACCACTTCGGAATGGACGTCACCCGCCTCGCCGCGATCCGCGCGCAGGTCACGAAGCCGGTTCTCCGGAAGGACTTCTTCCTCGACGAATACCAGATCCGCGAGGCTCGCGCCTTCGGGGCGGACGCCATCCTGCTGATGGCGAACGTGCTCGACGCCCCGCGTCTCGCCGGCTTTTACGACCTCGCCCGTGAGCTCGGCATGGCCGCGCTCTTCGAGGTCCACACGGAAGACGAAATCGCGCTCCTTCCCGCGGACGCGGCGATTGTCGGCATCAACAGCCGCAAATTCAAGGCCGCCACCGGCTTCGTCGGCGCCACCGGCAGTAGCAAGAGCGACTTCAGCCTCGCGTTCGACGCCTTCGACCTTGCCGACAAGCTTCCCGCGAATGCCCTGCACGTCGCCGAGAGCGGCATCGGCCCCGACAACCTCGCGCTCGCCCGCGACCGCTTCGACGCCGCCCTCGTCGGCACGTCGCTTCTCCGCGACGAAGCCGGCATCCGCGCCTGCCTCGCGCGCTTCGAGGAAGGTCTCGAAGCGAAGTCGGAATGCGGAATGAGAAGTGTGTCATGAATTCCGACTTCCCCCTTCCGACTTCCGCCTTGGGCGAAGCACCCGACACGCCGTTCGACATTTCGCTCCGGCCGCCGCTCTTCGAGGAATTCTCCGGCCAGGAAAAGACCGTCGAGCGGCTCCAGCTCATGGTCGAGGCCGCGAAGATGCGCAACGACGTGCTCCAGCACATCCTCCTCAGTGGTCCTCCCGGCCTCGGCAAGACCACCCTCGCCTACATCATCGGCAACGCCGTCGGCGCCGAGGTCCGCACGACCAGCGGCCCGATGGTCGAGAAAGCGGGCGACCTCGCGGGCCTGCTCACGAATCTCCAGCGCGGCGACGTCCTCTTCATCGACGAGATTCACCGCCTCGGCCCGGCCATCGAGGAATACCTCTACCCCGCGATGGAGGACTTCAAGGTCGACATCCTCATCGACCAGGGCCCCAGCGCACGCAGCGTGCAGCTTCACCTTGCGAAGTTCACCCTCGTCGGCGCCACCACGCGCAGCGGCATGATCAGCGCCCCGCTCCGCTCCCGCTTCGGCATGAATTGCCGCCTCGATTACTACGAAGCCGCCGACCTCGCGCGAATCGTCGCCCGCAGCGCCGGCCTCATCGACATCGAGATCGACGGCCCCGGCGCGCTCGAGATCGCTCGCCGCAGCCGCGGGACCCCGCGCATTGCGAACAACTACCTCCGCTGGGTGCGCGACTACGCCCAGGTCCGCGCCGCCGGCCGAATCGACCAGCCGATCGCCGCCGCGGCGCTGTCGATGCTCGACGTCGACGAGGACGGCTTCGACGAAATGGACAAGCGCATCATCGAGAGCCTCATCCTCAAGTTCGACGGCGGCCCCGTCGGCGTGAATGCGCTGGCCGTCGCCGCCGGTGAGGAGCCCGGCACGCTGGAGGAAGTCCACGAGCCCTACCTCATCATGCAGGGCTACCTGAAGCGGACTCCGCAGGGCCGCGTCGCCCTCACCCGCGCCTACCGCAAGCTGGGCCTCGACGCGCCAAAAAAGGCCCAGCTCGATCTCCTCGAATAGCCCGCCAAACGGCCACTCCATGTGGCACGCGCGATGCTAGAGAGAAGGTCCCGAGATGATTCATGCCAACTGTCGTGCTCGGTTTACGGCGGACGATTTTGACTTTATCGTTCGATCACTCGCCAACTCACCCAAGGACGCCGTCTCGCTGCAGCGGCTCCTGACTGACGCGGAAGCCCGCGACGAGATCCTCGAACACGACGCGCTCGCCACGGCGATCCTCGATTCGGCGGATTCGCTCCAGATCTCGACCTCGCTCTATTTCTACGTGCTCTGCCGGCGCGTGCTGAAAAATACCGCCGTCTCGAGCCGCGACGCGGCGGACTACATCGCCGCGATGCTCGACACCTTCACCTCGACCGCTCGCGTGCAGCGCATCGATCCGCGTCGCGACATCGAGCTGCGCTACGTTTCGGACATCCTGCTCGCCATCCGCGAGTCCACGCCATCCGAGGCCTTCCTCCTCCGCACCCACCTCGCGAACTACGCCCTCTTCCTCAGCGGACTGTTTTCCGACAACATCGACAAACGGGCCAAGCGCGGCGCCCCGGATCTGTCGTTCTACGAAGACATTGGCCGCTCCAGCTTCCGCGTGGCCGCCGAGCATCGCGACGCGCGGCGCTTCGACCTCTCCACCATCTACCACGAACTCGCCGACGGCTTTCGCGAGGCGCGCATCGCGCTCAACGATCTTGCCGGCCGCCTCCTCCATCTCGAGGCCCCCACCCAGGTGCCGCAGATCGGATGAAGACGCTCTTCAGCGAGATTCAGACGCTTTTCGAACGCACCTACGCAAGCTGCGGCATCAATCTCGAAGACTGCCTCGTCGACTCCCAACGCAGCCGGCAGCTCGCCGCCCTTGCCGGCGCGCAGGCGGCGGAACTCGCAGAAACCGCGCGCACCTTTTTGCGCGCCGCCGACGGCCAGCTTCGCATCGGCATCTACTACTCCCAGTGGCTCATCGAACAGCTCGAGCGACACGATCCGCGCGCCGGCATCGGTGATCACAACATCCGCGAGCTCATCGCCTTCGTGGAGGAAATCAACCACGCGCTGCACGCCGCGCTGCAATTCCAGTCCGGCACCGCGCCCAGTCGCGACGAAGCCTATGCCCGCAACCTCGAGCTGCAGGCCGGCGTCGACACCTGGCTCGTCCTCACGCTCTTCACCGCGTTCTTCCGGCGACCGAAGCCGCTCACGAAGTTCGACCGCAAGTGGATCGCCTTCCATCTCTTCGAGACGAAGAATCCCCGCGCCTACAACGATCCCAACCTCCGCGGCCGCTACGCCGAGACGACGCGACTCGCCCGCACCTACACGCGATTCCTGGAAACGCTCACCGCGTCGCGCCGCGTCGAGGAGATCCGGCTTTTTCACGCCCTGCCCTACGACGACAAGCGCAGCCGGATCCTCGCGATCGAGGACCGCAAGCAGCCCTAGACCTCCACCGCGTCGCCGCGCTGGAAGAACGCGATGCGATCGAGCACCCGCGTCTGGAATTTTTCCATGTAGAAGAAAAATACCGGCGTGACGTAGAGCGTGAGCACCTGCGAGATGAGCAGGCCGCCGACGATGGCCACGCCGAGCGGCTGCCGGCTGGCCCCGTCCGCACCGAAGCCCACCGCGATCGGGATCGCGCCGAAGACCGCGGCGAACGTCGTCATGAGAATCGGACGCAGGCGTTCCTCGCAGGCCTCGACGACCGCGTCGTTCAACGAGCGACCCTCGCGCTGTCGCTGGATCGCGAAATCGACGACCATGATGCCGTTCTTCTTCACGATGCCGATGAGCAGGAAGAGCGCGATGAATCCGTAGAGCGACAGGCTCATGCCGAACAGCCAGAGCATGAGCAACCCGCCCACGCCGGCCGTCGGCAGCGAGCTGAGCACGGTGATCGGGTGGATGTAGCTCTCGTAAAGGATGCCGAGGATCACATACATCGCGAAGATCGCGATGATGAGGAAGACCACCATTCCAGCAACCGTCTGCTGAAACTGCTGCGCCTCGCCGGCGAGGCTGCCCTTGATGCCGGGCGGCAGCGTGGCCGCGGCAAGGGCGTCGAGCCGGTCGGTGGCGGTGCCGACCGGAAAGTTCGGCTGCAGGTTGAAGAAGATCGTGACCGACGTGATCTGGTTGATGTGGTTGATCGTTTCCGGGCCGGTCGTCGCCTTCCAGCTCGCGACCGAGCGCAGCGGCACGAGCCCCGATGCTCCGCGCACCCACAGCCGATCGAGCGCCTTCGGATATTCGCGGAACGGGTTCTGCAATTCGACGATGACGTCGTATTGGTTGAGCGGCGTCATGATCTGTCCGACGCGATTGCCGGACAGGCCGAGCATGAGCGCCTGTTCGACGGTGTCGGCCGACACGCCGTAAGTGTAGGCCTGGTCCCGCAGGACGTTCACGTCGAGAAACGGCACCTGGTGCCGCATGTCGCTCGAGACCTGGAGGAACCCTGATTCGGCCTGCAGTTTCGTGATGAGCCGACCCGCCGCTGCGTAGAGCGAGTCGGGATCCGCGCTCGTGAGCGTGTAGGCAAACTCGCCCTGCTGGTTCGAGGTCGCACCGGCGGAAATTTCCAGCGTGGGGATGGGGCGAATGAGTGGCAGCACGCCGGGCACCTCTGCGTAAATCTGCCCGCTGATCTTCTGGTAAACCTCGTCGATCGGCGGACGCTGACCGACCGGTTTCAGCTCGCACCAAGCGAGGCCCATCGAGTTCGGCAGGCCTCCGAACTCCGTAACCGAGACGCATTTCTGCAAATACGGGCTGGCCTCGAGGATCTTCATGATGCGCGCCTGGTAATCCTGCATTTGCGCGGGAGACGTGCCTTCACGGGCGATGAACGGCCCGAGCATCGTGCCGCTATCGCCAACCGGCAGGAAGGTCTTCGGCACCGCGAGATAAAGCAGCACGGAGCCCGCGAGCGAGGCGGTCCATGCCACGAGCGCGATCCATTTGTGGCGGAGCATCCAGCGCAGCGAACGTCCGTAGCTCCGGTGAAGGGACGCGAAGATGGCGTTCACCCGCCGCTCGATCGCGCTCGTGTCACCCGGATCGCGCTTCCGCAGCAGACGCGCGCACATCATCGGCGAGAGCGTGATCGCCACGACGCCGGACATCAGAATCGCGAAGACGATCGTGAGCGCAAACTCGTGAAACATGCGGCCGAGCAGACCCGGCATGAACACGAGCGGAATGAAGACCGCCGAGAGCGAAAGCGTCATCGACAGCACCGTGAAGCTGATCTCCTTCGCGCCCTCGAGCGCAGCCTGCACGGGCGTGCGCCCCATCTCGAGATGCCGCACCGTGTTCTCCAGCACGACGATGGCGTCGTCCACGAGAAAGCCGACGGCAAGCGTCAGCGCCATGAGCGAGAGATTGTCCAGGCCGAAACCGCAGACGCTCATCAGCGCGAAGGTCATGAACAGCGCGACCGGCAGCGCGAAGCTGGGAATGAGGGTCTCTCGGAGGCGGCCGAGGAAGAGAAAGATGACGAGGACCACGAGCGCGAACGCGAGCAGGATCGTGAACTTCACGTCGGCGATGGACTCGAGGATCTGCGTCGATCGTTCGTAGATGATCGCGGTGTCGAGGGACTTCGGCAGCGTCGGGCGAATCTCCTCGAGCGTGCGGCGGACGTCCTCGGCGACCTGCACGGCGTTGCTTCCCGCGCCGGCGGTGATCGCGACGACGTTCGTCGATGGCCGCTCCGGCTGGCCCGCGATCCACATGCGCAGCTTGAGGTATTCGCTGTCCTGCGCCTCCTCGGAGGTGGCCACGTCGCGCACGCGAATCGGCGCGCCGTTCTCGTAGCGCACGATGACTTCCTTGTAGTCCTCCGCCTTAAGGAGCTGGCCGTTCGGATTGACGGTGTAGGCATTGCGCGGGCCATTCAGCGCGCCGCCGGGCTGGAAGACATTCGCGTTCTGGATGGCGTCGGAGAGGTCGTTCAGCGTGACCTTGCGGGAGGCGAGCGCGTTCGGATCGGCCTTGATGCGCACGGCGCGCGGGGAGCCGTAGACCTGCGCCGAGGAGACGCCGGGGATCATCGACATGCGCTGGGCGATGAGGTTGTTCGCGTAATCGTAAACGGAGCCCAGCGGCAGGGTGTTGCTCGAGACGCCGATGTAGGAGATCGGCTTGTCATTCGGATTGGTAAGCTGGAACGAGGGCGGCGCCGGCAGCGCGGCGGGAAGATCGCCCATGGCGCGCTGAATCGCCGCCTGCACGTCGGTGGCGGCGGCTTCCATCGGCTTGCTGAGCGCAAACTGGAGCACGATCGTCGAGCTGCCGACCATGTTCTGCGAGGTCACGAGCGTGAGCCCCTGGATCTGCATCATCTGCAGCTCGAGCGGCGTCGAGACGTTGTCCGCCATGATCTGCGGACTCGCGCCGGGATAATTGGTCGTGACGGTGATGACCGGATAGGCCGCGTCGGGCAGGTCGCTGTTCGGCAGGGTGAGAAACGCGGTGATGCCGAACGCCAGCGCCGACAATGCGGCGAGCGTGGTCATCACCGGCCGCCGGACGAAAGGTGCGGAGAGATTCATTTCGCGCCCGAGGTCGGAGATGAAGCTGGCGCGGTCTGCGGCGCGACCGTCATCCCGTCGGCCAGCGCAATCTGGCCGGAAGTGACGACCTTCTCGCCCGCCGCGAGCCCGCTCTCGATGATGACATTGTCTCCCTCGCGCTGGCCCTTCTTCACCGGGCGCATCGCGATCCTGTTGCCGGCCTGCAGCACGAAGACGTAGTCACCGGTCTGGCCCACGATCACGGCCGTGGCCGGGGCGACGAGCGCATTCTTCAACGACGTGAGAATCAGCCGCACGTTCACGAACTGTCCCGGCCACAGCCGCAGATCCTCATTCGGCAGAGTCGCGCGCATTTCGAGCGTGCCGGTGCCTGCGGCGACGGAATTGTCGATGAACCGCAGCGTGCCGTGGCCGGTGTAATCCGTGGCGCCGGGAATCGTGACCTCCACCGGCAAACCGTCGCCGTCGAGATACTGACGCAGACGCGGCAAATCGGACTCGGAAATCGTGTAGTCGACGTAGATCGGCGCCTGCGTCTGGATGTTCACGAGCTGCGACGAATTCGCGGTGA from Chthoniobacterales bacterium harbors:
- a CDS encoding efflux RND transporter periplasmic adaptor subunit, which gives rise to MPLLRPVVGILVGLSLLGCQKAKPPAPPPLPVTVAEVATADVPLYLETFGTGVTVAAVTIVPQVTGVLAATKFAEGAAVSKGDVIFEIDPQPYQAALTQAQGALESARANLLLAQQNLARQQKLYETKVNDIQDFQNAQATAQAAQGSVLSCEAALQTAQINLGYCTIRSPIDGRTGPYLLNTGNLVTANSSQLVNIQTQAPIYVDYTISESDLPRLRQYLDGDGLPVEVTIPGATDYTGHGTLRFIDNSVAAGTGTLEMRATLPNEDLRLWPGQFVNVRLILTSLKNALVAPATAVIVGQTGDYVFVLQAGNRIAMRPVKKGQREGDNVIIESGLAAGEKVVTSGQIALADGMTVAPQTAPASSPTSGAK
- a CDS encoding efflux RND transporter permease subunit, giving the protein MNLSAPFVRRPVMTTLAALSALAFGITAFLTLPNSDLPDAAYPVITVTTNYPGASPQIMADNVSTPLELQMMQIQGLTLVTSQNMVGSSTIVLQFALSKPMEAAATDVQAAIQRAMGDLPAALPAPPSFQLTNPNDKPISYIGVSSNTLPLGSVYDYANNLIAQRMSMIPGVSSAQVYGSPRAVRIKADPNALASRKVTLNDLSDAIQNANVFQPGGALNGPRNAYTVNPNGQLLKAEDYKEVIVRYENGAPIRVRDVATSEEAQDSEYLKLRMWIAGQPERPSTNVVAITAGAGSNAVQVAEDVRRTLEEIRPTLPKSLDTAIIYERSTQILESIADVKFTILLAFALVVLVIFLFLGRLRETLIPSFALPVALFMTFALMSVCGFGLDNLSLMALTLAVGFLVDDAIVVLENTVRHLEMGRTPVQAALEGAKEISFTVLSMTLSLSAVFIPLVFMPGLLGRMFHEFALTIVFAILMSGVVAITLSPMMCARLLRKRDPGDTSAIERRVNAIFASLHRSYGRSLRWMLRHKWIALVAWTASLAGSVLLYLAVPKTFLPVGDSGTMLGPFIAREGTSPAQMQDYQARIMKILEASPYLQKCVSVTEFGGLPNSMGLAWCELKPVGQRPPIDEVYQKISGQIYAEVPGVLPLIRPIPTLEISAGATSNQQGEFAYTLTSADPDSLYAAAGRLITKLQAESGFLQVSSDMRHQVPFLDVNVLRDQAYTYGVSADTVEQALMLGLSGNRVGQIMTPLNQYDVIVELQNPFREYPKALDRLWVRGASGLVPLRSVASWKATTGPETINHINQITSVTIFFNLQPNFPVGTATDRLDALAAATLPPGIKGSLAGEAQQFQQTVAGMVVFLIIAIFAMYVILGILYESYIHPITVLSSLPTAGVGGLLMLWLFGMSLSLYGFIALFLLIGIVKKNGIMVVDFAIQRQREGRSLNDAVVEACEERLRPILMTTFAAVFGAIPIAVGFGADGASRQPLGVAIVGGLLISQVLTLYVTPVFFFYMEKFQTRVLDRIAFFQRGDAVEV
- a CDS encoding proton-conducting transporter membrane subunit, translated to LGPMDLNKLIPFAAVTFVLAGMAAMGLPGFSGFVAELMIVTGAWHAYPAAALATGFGLIAEIKERSPSVGPMRAQNVADAPVAYEQSPIVRCLSILTNAHHFGMDVTRLAAIRAQVTKPVLRKDFFLDEYQIREARAFGADAILLMANVLDAPRLAGFYDLARELGMAALFEVHTEDEIALLPADAAIVGINSRKFKAATGFVGATGSSKSDFSLAFDAFDLADKLPANALHVAESGIGPDNLALARDRFDAALVGTSLLRDEAGIRACLARFEEGLEAKSECGMRSVS
- the ruvB gene encoding Holliday junction branch migration DNA helicase RuvB, with the protein product MNSDFPLPTSALGEAPDTPFDISLRPPLFEEFSGQEKTVERLQLMVEAAKMRNDVLQHILLSGPPGLGKTTLAYIIGNAVGAEVRTTSGPMVEKAGDLAGLLTNLQRGDVLFIDEIHRLGPAIEEYLYPAMEDFKVDILIDQGPSARSVQLHLAKFTLVGATTRSGMISAPLRSRFGMNCRLDYYEAADLARIVARSAGLIDIEIDGPGALEIARRSRGTPRIANNYLRWVRDYAQVRAAGRIDQPIAAAALSMLDVDEDGFDEMDKRIIESLILKFDGGPVGVNALAVAAGEEPGTLEEVHEPYLIMQGYLKRTPQGRVALTRAYRKLGLDAPKKAQLDLLE